In the genome of Dickeya fangzhongdai, one region contains:
- a CDS encoding carbohydrate ABC transporter permease, which yields MVSSPIALAEPVVSAVARRPAFRGRGLLKHLLLMMAGLLMVFPFVWMLSGALKTNDEIFRHPLQLLPSHPDFSSFAAVWRETHFGLFMYNSLTVALLTSLLVVVNSLLFAYAVVQWRGKAGRLLYGVVMACYMLPGAVTYIPCYIILAKLHLLDTHIGLIFSNAVSAMGVFYLHQALKKIHPSLMEAARIDGAGEWTLLRTIVLPQIKPALATLFLLIFITNYNSYMWPSLVITSPSLNLISIGIRQYFISGGDYGFNWSNIMAASAIVVMPMLFLFLLCQRIILSGFSDNGVKE from the coding sequence ATGGTGTCGTCGCCGATCGCGCTGGCCGAGCCGGTTGTTTCCGCTGTAGCCCGTCGCCCGGCCTTTCGCGGACGGGGATTGCTGAAACACCTGCTATTGATGATGGCCGGTCTGCTGATGGTATTCCCGTTTGTGTGGATGCTGTCCGGCGCGCTGAAAACCAATGACGAAATTTTCCGCCATCCGCTGCAACTGTTGCCGTCGCATCCCGACTTTTCCTCATTCGCCGCGGTATGGCGCGAGACGCATTTCGGGCTGTTTATGTACAACAGCCTGACGGTGGCGCTGCTGACGTCGCTGCTGGTGGTGGTCAACAGCCTGCTGTTTGCCTACGCCGTTGTTCAGTGGCGCGGTAAAGCCGGCCGTTTGCTGTATGGCGTGGTGATGGCCTGTTATATGTTGCCCGGCGCGGTGACCTATATTCCCTGTTACATCATTCTGGCTAAATTGCATTTGCTGGATACCCATATCGGCCTGATTTTTTCCAACGCGGTAAGTGCGATGGGGGTGTTTTATTTACATCAGGCGCTGAAAAAAATTCATCCGTCATTAATGGAAGCGGCGCGTATTGACGGCGCCGGCGAATGGACGTTGCTGCGTACCATTGTGCTGCCGCAAATAAAGCCGGCGCTGGCTACGCTGTTTCTGCTTATTTTCATCACCAATTACAACAGCTACATGTGGCCCAGTCTGGTGATTACTTCGCCGTCGCTGAATTTAATTTCCATTGGCATCCGGCAGTATTTTATTTCCGGGGGAGACTACGGTTTTAACTGGTCGAATATCATGGCGGCCAGCGCCATTGTCGTGATGCCGATGCTGTTTTTATTCCTGTTGTGCCAACGAATTATCCTGTCCGGCTTTTCCGATAATGGAGTGAAAGAATAA
- a CDS encoding carbohydrate ABC transporter permease: protein MKANKIPTLFNRGGFGGSGFIGAGFIAPLLIPLLLFWVIPFFCSLYISLTDWDYISPDYHVVGVDNYRDLLQSDDFSGALANTLVFAIAVVMPVVALGLGFALLLHRRCRGQRCYQAMIFSPWITPTVAVSVVWSWVFDSRAGLANQLLGLFGAAGVPWLERPGSAMLAVVAVTVWQGIGWTMMFFISALNRIPAELYEAARLDGGSRATRLLTITLPLISPTTFFLLIVNLVNAVQAFDQFQMLTQGGPGSSTRTLMYLFYQQAFQQFSMGPAAASAVMILLLAGSLSLVNTLIARRWVYF from the coding sequence ATGAAGGCCAATAAAATACCGACGCTATTTAACCGCGGTGGGTTTGGTGGCTCAGGATTTATTGGCGCCGGGTTTATTGCCCCGTTGCTGATCCCGTTATTGCTATTCTGGGTGATTCCTTTTTTTTGCAGCCTCTATATCAGCCTCACCGACTGGGATTATATTTCGCCGGATTATCATGTCGTCGGTGTGGATAATTACCGTGATTTGCTGCAGAGCGACGATTTTTCCGGCGCGCTGGCAAACACGCTGGTGTTCGCCATCGCGGTGGTGATGCCGGTGGTGGCGCTGGGGCTGGGATTCGCGCTGCTGCTGCATCGCCGGTGTCGCGGGCAACGCTGTTATCAGGCGATGATCTTTTCTCCGTGGATTACCCCGACGGTAGCGGTTTCCGTGGTGTGGTCATGGGTGTTCGACTCTCGCGCCGGGCTGGCGAACCAACTGCTCGGGCTGTTCGGCGCGGCGGGCGTGCCCTGGCTGGAGCGGCCGGGCAGCGCCATGCTGGCGGTGGTGGCGGTCACGGTATGGCAGGGCATCGGCTGGACGATGATGTTCTTCATCAGCGCGCTCAACCGCATTCCCGCCGAGCTATACGAAGCCGCGCGGCTGGACGGCGGCAGCCGCGCCACACGCCTGTTAACCATCACCTTGCCGCTGATTTCCCCCACCACCTTTTTCCTGTTGATCGTCAATCTGGTGAATGCCGTTCAGGCATTCGATCAATTTCAAATGCTGACGCAGGGCGGCCCCGGCAGCAGCACCCGCACGCTGATGTACCTGTTTTACCAGCAGGCGTTCCAGCAGTTCAGCATGGGACCGGCGGCGGCCAGCGCGGTGATGATCCTGTTGCTGGCGGGGTCGCTGTCGCTGGTCAACACCCTGATTGCCCGCCGCTGGGTCTATTTCTAA
- a CDS encoding histidine-type phosphatase, with product MLFTRKTVAGLLLSALPWLGAQAETAPSGWTLEKVVEISRHGVRPPTEGNVKTIQEGTGRNWPAWLTHYGELTGHGYAAAVLKGRYEGQYLRQHGLLTPNCPASDDVFVWASPLQRTQETAMALMDGVFPGCGVVIRGPESEDNDPLFHAETAGVPVDQEQVKADLQKAMQGKSAGQIQAEWQPAIDRLKQAVCLPDKPCPAFSAKWEVKESKKGNLSLHGPEALANMAETIRLAYSNNNPLGQVAFGNARTAAAVGALMPLLTANYDFTNDLPYVARRGGSVLMNQIALALNPEHQADAPPDAKWLLYVAHDTNIAKLRAMLGFTWQMGDYPRGNIPPAGSLIFERWRNPQSGQRFVRIYFQAQSLDQIRGLTALDNDHPPLRSEFSMNGCQKTDVGTLCPYDAVMKRLNGAVDRTALLPVRYTL from the coding sequence ATGTTATTCACACGCAAGACCGTCGCCGGGCTGTTGTTGTCGGCGTTACCCTGGCTGGGCGCGCAGGCGGAAACCGCTCCGTCAGGCTGGACGCTGGAAAAAGTGGTGGAAATAAGCCGCCACGGCGTACGCCCTCCGACCGAAGGCAACGTCAAAACCATTCAGGAAGGCACAGGACGCAACTGGCCTGCCTGGCTGACCCATTACGGCGAGCTGACCGGTCACGGTTATGCGGCGGCGGTACTAAAAGGACGGTACGAAGGGCAGTACCTGCGCCAGCACGGGCTGCTGACCCCAAATTGCCCGGCGTCCGACGACGTGTTTGTCTGGGCCAGCCCGCTGCAACGCACGCAGGAAACCGCAATGGCGCTGATGGATGGCGTATTCCCCGGCTGCGGCGTGGTGATTCGCGGCCCGGAGAGTGAAGACAACGACCCGCTGTTCCATGCCGAAACCGCCGGCGTGCCGGTGGATCAGGAACAGGTGAAGGCCGATCTGCAAAAAGCGATGCAGGGCAAAAGCGCCGGGCAGATTCAGGCGGAGTGGCAACCGGCGATCGATCGCCTGAAACAGGCGGTCTGCCTGCCGGATAAACCCTGTCCGGCGTTCAGCGCCAAATGGGAAGTGAAAGAGAGCAAAAAAGGGAACCTCTCGCTGCATGGGCCGGAAGCGCTGGCCAACATGGCGGAAACCATCCGGCTGGCCTACAGCAACAACAACCCGCTCGGTCAGGTGGCGTTCGGCAACGCCAGAACCGCCGCCGCGGTGGGCGCGTTAATGCCGCTGCTGACCGCCAACTACGATTTCACCAACGACTTGCCCTACGTGGCGCGGCGCGGCGGTTCGGTACTGATGAATCAGATAGCCCTGGCGCTCAACCCGGAACATCAGGCGGACGCCCCGCCCGACGCCAAATGGCTGCTGTACGTAGCGCACGACACCAACATCGCCAAACTGCGCGCCATGCTGGGCTTCACCTGGCAGATGGGCGACTACCCGCGCGGCAATATCCCGCCCGCAGGCAGCCTGATCTTCGAACGCTGGCGCAATCCGCAGTCCGGCCAACGCTTCGTGCGCATCTACTTCCAGGCGCAGTCGCTGGACCAGATTCGCGGGCTGACCGCGCTGGATAACGACCATCCGCCGCTGCGCAGCGAATTCTCGATGAACGGCTGCCAGAAAACCGATGTCGGCACCCTGTGTCCGTACGATGCCGTGATGAAACGCCTCAACGGCGCGGTGGATCGCACCGCGCTGCTGCCGGTGCGCTATACGCTGTAA
- a CDS encoding MFS transporter, with product MSTLSYSDDAVQQAGKPLIFAMAAASGVAVANIYYNQPMLGLMTASFPGSGATSMIPTATQLGYALGLLMLVPLGDKFERRQLIVWQFLLLALASVLAALAPSATVLLAASVLIGVGATVAQQIVPVAATVAGEGQRGAVVGTVMSGLLSGILLSRTLAGLVADAAGWRAMFWLSVPLALAGAALMGRMLPVLPSSSALSWRSLMRSLLTLWRAEPALRRATWIQGALFASFSAFWSILALYLASGSHPMGAAAAGLFGVIGVAGITAAPVAGRLADRIGSRPVILLGALLTLLAWGVFGLWGAVAGLIVGVILLDLGVQSALIAHQHVIYGLQPAARGRINTLFMGGMFLGGALGSSGAMAAWQAGGWMPVTLFAGGVTLLALVAASRR from the coding sequence ATGAGCACGTTATCTTACAGCGATGACGCCGTACAACAGGCGGGTAAGCCGCTGATTTTTGCCATGGCGGCCGCCAGCGGTGTGGCAGTCGCCAATATCTATTACAACCAGCCGATGCTCGGCCTGATGACCGCCAGCTTTCCCGGCAGCGGCGCGACATCGATGATTCCCACCGCTACCCAGCTTGGTTACGCGCTGGGATTGCTGATGCTGGTGCCGTTGGGCGACAAGTTCGAGCGGCGACAGCTGATCGTCTGGCAATTTTTGTTGCTGGCGCTGGCCTCGGTACTGGCGGCGCTGGCGCCGTCGGCGACGGTGCTGCTGGCGGCATCGGTATTGATCGGCGTCGGCGCGACGGTGGCGCAGCAGATTGTGCCGGTAGCGGCGACGGTGGCGGGCGAGGGTCAGCGCGGCGCGGTGGTCGGCACCGTGATGAGCGGGTTGCTGAGCGGCATACTGCTCAGCCGGACGCTGGCCGGGCTGGTGGCGGATGCCGCCGGGTGGCGCGCCATGTTCTGGCTGAGCGTGCCGCTGGCGCTGGCGGGCGCGGCGCTGATGGGGCGCATGCTGCCTGTGTTGCCGTCGTCATCGGCGCTGTCCTGGCGTTCGCTGATGCGCTCACTGCTGACGCTGTGGCGCGCGGAGCCGGCATTGCGTCGCGCCACCTGGATTCAGGGTGCGCTGTTTGCGTCGTTTAGCGCGTTCTGGAGCATTCTGGCGCTGTACCTCGCCAGCGGCAGCCATCCGATGGGCGCGGCGGCGGCGGGTCTGTTCGGCGTGATTGGCGTGGCGGGCATTACCGCGGCGCCGGTGGCCGGACGCCTGGCGGATCGCATCGGCAGTCGGCCGGTGATTCTGCTGGGCGCGTTGCTCACGCTGCTGGCGTGGGGCGTGTTCGGGCTGTGGGGCGCGGTGGCGGGCCTGATTGTCGGGGTGATACTGCTGGATCTCGGGGTGCAGAGCGCGTTGATCGCTCACCAGCATGTGATTTATGGCCTGCAACCGGCGGCGCGCGGGCGCATCAATACGCTGTTCATGGGCGGCATGTTCCTCGGCGGGGCGCTGGGTTCCAGCGGCGCGATGGCCGCCTGGCAGGCGGGCGGCTGGATGCCGGTAACGCTGTTTGCCGGCGGCGTGACGCTGCTGGCGCTGGTGGCGGCCAGTCGTCGGTAA
- a CDS encoding LysR family transcriptional regulator: MDRLATLETFICVYECGSFSAASRRLGIGQPAISKAIIQLEQQLAVKLLLRSTRGLTPTEAGQRFYEQVAPALQQLHEAQDGVRGGNGELSGYLRVSAPVTFARLHVLPRLHRFMSQHPQLKVDIILDDRPVDLIAEGIDVALRLGEMKDSGLTARKIGSAPMRLLATPAYFAARGTPALPEALEEHDAVIYLQADAPGNWWFRRDDRQCLVTLSGRIRTSAAEGVREAVLAGNGLAVASAWMFAPELASGAVVTALTDWHIGVMDLWAVYPGGRLTSARARAFTEFVAHHLSVPA, encoded by the coding sequence ATGGATCGTCTGGCAACGCTGGAAACGTTTATCTGTGTTTATGAGTGCGGCTCCTTTTCCGCTGCGTCGCGCCGTCTGGGCATCGGCCAGCCGGCCATTTCCAAAGCCATCATACAGCTTGAGCAGCAACTGGCGGTCAAGCTGTTGCTGCGCTCCACCCGTGGGTTGACGCCCACCGAAGCCGGGCAGCGGTTTTACGAGCAGGTCGCCCCGGCGTTGCAACAGTTGCACGAGGCGCAGGACGGGGTGCGCGGCGGTAACGGAGAACTGAGCGGTTATTTGCGGGTGTCGGCGCCGGTGACTTTCGCCCGCCTGCATGTGCTGCCCCGTTTGCATAGGTTTATGTCGCAGCATCCGCAGCTGAAGGTGGACATCATTCTGGATGACCGTCCGGTGGATCTGATCGCCGAAGGCATTGATGTGGCGTTGCGGCTGGGCGAGATGAAAGATTCCGGGTTGACCGCCCGGAAGATCGGCTCGGCGCCGATGCGGTTGCTGGCCACGCCGGCGTATTTCGCCGCTCGCGGCACGCCGGCCTTGCCCGAGGCGCTGGAAGAGCATGACGCGGTGATCTACCTGCAGGCCGATGCGCCGGGCAACTGGTGGTTTCGTCGCGATGACCGGCAATGTCTGGTCACGCTGTCGGGACGCATCCGCACCAGCGCGGCGGAAGGGGTGCGGGAAGCGGTGCTGGCGGGCAACGGCCTGGCGGTGGCGTCGGCGTGGATGTTTGCGCCGGAGCTGGCGAGCGGCGCGGTGGTAACGGCGCTGACCGACTGGCATATCGGCGTCATGGATCTGTGGGCGGTTTACCCCGGCGGCCGGTTAACGTCGGCCCGCGCCCGGGCGTTTACCGAATTTGTGGCCCACCATCTGTCTGTGCCTGCCTGA
- a CDS encoding MFS transporter, whose product MSRSRRAHQLAIWVVMTSASLVGLVQGYSIPLVTLKLTALGYGSALTGMMSALPAIGVFVSSWVAAPVAMRLPVGRLLALSTWGMGVSLTLSFYLDNVLLLAAPRFLMGFCCGLIIVIGETWVSGHTAEHRRGVLVGLYATAFTGLQLLGPLLISLTGLDDPTGLLLILALHGVCLLMVPGSSFSGLALSAHRQHNLFSLLLAAPALAAAVFAFAFFDGAVLSMLPLYGMAHGYEEPLAVLLVTVLFIGDALLQVPLGWVSDKLGTVRVHLVCGVLFVLMLAGLPFSYGTGWVWANVFLLGAVAGSIYTLSLVRAGKQFSGVDLVAINALFGVLWGVGSFSGPLVSGSLMQWYGRDGLIAILGLLGLLFLAANALATTQRDAARPASPEVAE is encoded by the coding sequence ATGTCGAGATCGCGCCGCGCGCATCAGCTGGCGATTTGGGTGGTGATGACCAGCGCCTCGTTGGTGGGACTGGTTCAGGGGTATTCCATCCCGCTGGTGACGCTGAAACTGACCGCGCTGGGATACGGCTCCGCGCTGACTGGCATGATGTCCGCGCTGCCGGCGATTGGCGTCTTCGTCTCTTCCTGGGTGGCGGCGCCTGTGGCGATGCGTTTGCCGGTGGGCCGCTTGCTGGCGCTGTCGACATGGGGCATGGGCGTCAGCCTGACGCTGTCGTTTTACCTCGACAATGTGCTGCTGCTGGCCGCACCGCGTTTTCTGATGGGATTTTGCTGTGGGCTGATTATCGTCATCGGCGAAACCTGGGTCAGCGGCCACACCGCCGAGCACCGCCGGGGTGTGCTGGTGGGATTGTACGCCACCGCGTTTACCGGCCTGCAACTGCTGGGGCCGCTGCTGATTTCTCTCACCGGCCTGGACGATCCCACCGGGCTGTTGCTGATTCTGGCGCTGCATGGCGTATGCCTGCTGATGGTGCCCGGCTCGTCTTTTTCCGGGCTGGCGCTGAGCGCCCATCGGCAACATAACCTGTTTTCACTGCTGCTGGCCGCGCCGGCGCTGGCGGCGGCGGTATTTGCGTTCGCCTTTTTCGACGGCGCGGTGCTGTCGATGCTGCCGCTGTACGGCATGGCGCACGGCTACGAGGAACCGCTGGCGGTGCTGCTGGTGACGGTGCTGTTTATCGGCGATGCGTTGTTGCAGGTGCCGCTGGGCTGGGTTTCCGACAAACTGGGTACGGTGCGGGTGCATCTGGTCTGCGGGGTGCTGTTCGTGCTGATGCTGGCCGGTCTGCCGTTCAGCTACGGCACCGGCTGGGTGTGGGCGAACGTCTTCCTGCTGGGTGCGGTGGCGGGCAGTATTTACACTCTGTCGCTGGTGCGGGCGGGCAAGCAGTTCAGCGGCGTCGATCTGGTGGCGATCAACGCCTTGTTCGGCGTTTTATGGGGCGTCGGCAGCTTCAGTGGTCCGCTGGTGAGCGGTTCGCTGATGCAGTGGTACGGCCGTGATGGGCTAATCGCTATTCTGGGGTTGCTGGGGCTGTTGTTTCTGGCGGCCAACGCGCTTGCGACGACGCAGCGGGACGCCGCCAGACCGGCGAGTCCGGAAGTGGCCGAGTAG
- a CDS encoding iron-containing redox enzyme family protein, with the protein MSFYQQLQSATSTSQQLMMSAPVIDACRQGTITGDMYIAFLTQAYHHVSYTVPLLMAASGRLPRHQAWVREAIEEYIDAEYDHKASILHRIRACGGKTETLNQNAATQWIELMAAYLYDQIQRDNPMSIFGLIHVLEGIQANIAPDMVRQIEAEQGLPVGTINGLQAQDPADKTCQNVFAARMDNISDSADQTAIIHAAHVVYQLYGDMLRSLTEH; encoded by the coding sequence ATGAGCTTTTACCAGCAACTGCAATCCGCAACATCAACATCGCAACAACTGATGATGTCCGCTCCGGTCATTGACGCCTGTCGTCAGGGAACCATCACCGGGGATATGTACATCGCCTTTCTGACGCAGGCTTATCATCACGTCAGTTATACCGTACCGCTGCTGATGGCGGCGAGCGGTCGTCTTCCCCGGCATCAGGCATGGGTGCGTGAGGCCATTGAGGAATATATCGACGCCGAGTACGACCACAAGGCCTCGATTCTCCACAGAATTCGTGCCTGCGGCGGCAAAACGGAAACCCTGAACCAGAATGCCGCCACCCAGTGGATTGAACTGATGGCGGCGTACCTCTATGACCAGATCCAGCGCGACAACCCGATGAGCATCTTCGGCCTGATACACGTACTGGAGGGCATCCAGGCCAACATCGCGCCCGATATGGTCAGGCAGATAGAAGCGGAGCAGGGCCTGCCTGTTGGCACGATAAACGGCCTGCAGGCACAAGATCCGGCGGATAAAACATGCCAGAACGTCTTCGCCGCGCGGATGGACAACATCAGCGACTCGGCCGATCAGACCGCGATAATTCATGCCGCTCATGTGGTTTATCAGCTGTACGGCGATATGCTGCGCAGCCTCACGGAGCACTAA
- a CDS encoding SDR family oxidoreductase codes for MKLKNKRILLTGASSSTGQELALSLAARGARLYLVGRNEKALLALQNRLPDPSHHNILLADLCDEQDRDALAECFPENARLDVLINNIDTSTFGLFEEQSHDVIRRQLALNTEAPILLTHSLLDCISTPGIIMNIGSTLDGIGYPGYSAYCASKFALRGFSEALHRELSSKGIKVLHLAPRSIDTGRHAQKTNALTQALGYHSDNPAWVAEQVVNALEQETVRRWLGWPEKLFVRLNALVPAVVDNAIRRQLAAIQHYAKAQKK; via the coding sequence ATGAAGCTAAAAAATAAACGTATCCTTCTGACGGGCGCCAGCAGCAGCACCGGCCAGGAACTGGCATTGTCGCTGGCCGCCAGGGGCGCCAGGCTATATCTGGTCGGCCGTAATGAAAAGGCGCTGCTGGCGTTACAGAATCGGTTACCCGATCCCAGTCATCACAATATTTTGCTGGCGGACCTGTGCGACGAACAGGATCGCGACGCGCTGGCGGAGTGTTTCCCGGAAAACGCCAGACTGGACGTGCTGATTAACAACATAGACACATCGACCTTCGGCCTGTTTGAAGAGCAGAGCCACGACGTCATCCGTCGGCAACTTGCTCTTAATACCGAAGCACCGATACTGCTGACTCACTCTTTGCTCGACTGCATCAGCACGCCCGGCATCATCATGAATATCGGCTCGACCCTGGACGGGATCGGCTACCCGGGATACAGCGCATATTGCGCCAGCAAATTTGCCTTGCGCGGATTCAGCGAAGCGCTGCATCGCGAATTGTCATCTAAAGGGATTAAAGTACTGCATCTGGCTCCCAGATCCATCGATACCGGCCGTCACGCCCAGAAGACCAACGCTCTGACTCAGGCGCTGGGCTACCACAGCGACAACCCGGCCTGGGTGGCGGAACAGGTGGTCAACGCGCTGGAGCAGGAAACCGTGCGCCGTTGGTTGGGTTGGCCGGAAAAACTGTTCGTGCGGCTTAATGCGCTGGTGCCTGCCGTGGTGGATAATGCCATCCGTCGTCAGCTTGCCGCTATCCAGCATTATGCAAAGGCGCAGAAAAAATAG
- a CDS encoding tetratricopeptide repeat protein, protein MILRATMLLLSGLLTVNMGHAGDTSMDIHRQWSVCQYKTLASRKDECFAALSQQAQEQAESHPDRADYLIWSAMVDSSWAGVKDGMEALNLAGQAKSSLEKAIALDPHALNGAAYTILGVLYYQVPGWPLGFGDDKKAEQYLKTALKMNPANIDANFFYGDFLLKAGRKGEARQYLTSALNASPRPGREIADLGRRVEAEKALAQLKY, encoded by the coding sequence ATGATTCTCCGAGCGACAATGCTACTGCTCAGTGGATTGCTGACGGTAAACATGGGCCATGCCGGCGATACGTCGATGGATATCCACCGGCAATGGTCCGTCTGTCAGTACAAGACGCTGGCATCCCGCAAAGATGAGTGTTTCGCCGCATTGAGCCAACAGGCGCAGGAACAGGCGGAAAGCCATCCTGATCGCGCGGATTATCTGATCTGGTCGGCGATGGTCGACAGCAGCTGGGCCGGCGTCAAAGACGGTATGGAAGCGCTCAATCTGGCCGGACAGGCCAAAAGCTCGCTGGAAAAAGCCATCGCCCTTGACCCGCATGCGCTGAATGGCGCGGCTTACACCATCCTTGGCGTGCTTTATTATCAGGTGCCGGGCTGGCCGCTGGGGTTTGGCGATGACAAAAAAGCGGAGCAGTACCTGAAAACCGCGTTGAAAATGAATCCTGCCAACATTGATGCCAACTTCTTTTACGGCGACTTTTTGCTGAAAGCGGGACGCAAGGGCGAAGCCAGACAATACCTGACCTCCGCACTGAATGCATCGCCCCGCCCGGGACGTGAAATCGCCGATCTGGGCCGCCGCGTGGAAGCCGAAAAAGCGCTGGCGCAGCTGAAATATTGA
- the eptB gene encoding kdo(2)-lipid A phosphoethanolamine 7''-transferase translates to MKSLLALSQSKLSWLLAIYIGFFLNLPVFYRRVDAFPFFTENPVAKYIPLLVESMACILFTFFLMRLLSLGGRRFFRVVASLLVLISVAASYYMTFFNVVIGYGIIAAVMTTDIDLSKEVVGLFFVLWVVALGIPPLLVIWKNRLQQTLIEQLRTQGRRRIALLGLVVSAALVWLPLRYLDRMNTSAEKLSNQDLPSYGGVVAHSYLPANWLSAFGLFAYACYDENQDDDELIDPGKQFTYQAPPGIDDTYVVFIIGETTRWDHLGLLGYERDTTPQLAKEKNLLAFRGHSCDTSTKLSMRCMFVREGGTADNPQRTLREKNIFAVMKSLGFTSELFAMQSEVWFYNNIQADNYAFREMIASEKRNEGKAVDDMLLVDEMSQSLMRYPNGKHLVVLHTKGSHYLYSMRYPRSYARYQPECMGVDASCSREQLINAFDNSVLYTDAFIKRVIDQLRDKKALLVYSSDHGESIDDNYHLHGTPRQLAPPEQFRSPVMLWASDKYLAQPRNQQAFEQLRAQQQQGKVLRHEEIFDSMLGCLGYTSPDGGIQEKNNWCNAPGRE, encoded by the coding sequence ATGAAATCCCTGCTGGCGTTGTCACAATCTAAATTGTCCTGGTTGCTGGCAATCTATATTGGTTTTTTTTTGAATCTGCCGGTTTTTTATCGGCGTGTAGATGCATTCCCGTTTTTTACTGAAAATCCGGTCGCCAAATATATTCCCCTGCTGGTGGAATCGATGGCTTGCATTCTGTTTACCTTTTTCCTGATGCGACTTCTGTCGCTCGGCGGACGCCGTTTTTTTCGTGTAGTAGCGTCATTGCTGGTCTTGATTTCAGTGGCCGCCAGCTACTACATGACTTTTTTTAATGTCGTGATTGGTTATGGCATTATCGCCGCGGTAATGACCACGGATATTGATTTATCCAAAGAGGTGGTCGGGCTGTTTTTTGTGCTGTGGGTGGTGGCGCTCGGTATTCCGCCCTTGCTTGTCATCTGGAAAAACCGCCTGCAGCAAACGCTGATCGAACAATTGCGTACTCAGGGACGCCGACGTATTGCGCTGTTGGGACTGGTGGTGTCTGCCGCACTGGTATGGTTGCCGCTACGCTATCTGGATCGGATGAATACCTCGGCGGAGAAACTGTCCAATCAGGATTTGCCTAGTTACGGCGGGGTGGTGGCCCATTCTTATCTGCCGGCCAACTGGTTGTCGGCATTCGGTTTGTTTGCCTATGCCTGTTATGATGAAAATCAGGATGACGACGAGCTGATTGATCCCGGCAAACAGTTTACCTATCAGGCGCCGCCGGGAATCGACGACACTTACGTCGTCTTTATCATCGGCGAAACCACCCGCTGGGACCATCTGGGGTTGCTGGGCTACGAGCGTGATACTACGCCGCAACTGGCGAAGGAAAAGAACCTGTTGGCGTTTCGCGGCCACTCTTGCGACACCTCCACCAAACTGTCGATGCGCTGCATGTTCGTGCGGGAAGGCGGCACCGCCGATAACCCGCAGCGTACGCTGCGGGAAAAAAATATCTTTGCCGTCATGAAATCGCTGGGGTTTACGTCCGAACTGTTCGCGATGCAGAGCGAGGTCTGGTTCTATAACAACATTCAGGCCGACAATTACGCCTTTCGTGAAATGATTGCCTCGGAAAAGCGTAATGAGGGCAAAGCGGTGGACGACATGCTGCTGGTCGATGAAATGTCGCAGTCGCTGATGCGTTACCCTAACGGCAAGCACCTGGTGGTGCTGCACACCAAAGGCTCCCACTATCTGTATTCGATGCGCTATCCGCGCAGCTATGCCCGTTATCAGCCGGAGTGTATGGGCGTGGATGCATCCTGCTCCCGGGAACAGTTAATCAATGCCTTTGATAACAGCGTGTTGTATACCGATGCCTTCATCAAGCGGGTAATTGACCAGTTGCGCGACAAGAAGGCGCTGCTGGTGTATTCCTCCGATCACGGTGAATCGATCGACGACAACTACCATTTGCATGGCACGCCGCGCCAGCTGGCGCCGCCGGAACAGTTCCGTTCGCCAGTTATGCTGTGGGCTTCGGACAAGTATCTGGCGCAACCACGTAATCAGCAGGCGTTTGAGCAACTACGGGCGCAGCAGCAACAAGGAAAAGTGCTGCGTCATGAGGAGATTTTCGACTCCATGCTGGGGTGTCTGGGATATACCTCGCCGGATGGCGGCATTCAGGAAAAAAATAACTGGTGCAATGCGCCGGGGCGCGAATAA